One Cellulomonas taurus genomic region harbors:
- a CDS encoding LacI family DNA-binding transcriptional regulator, which translates to MTPLHTAPTLEQVAERAGVSRSTASRAINGGDRVSPEAMAAVADAVSALGYTPNRAARSLVTRRTDSVALVVPEPDERVLSDPFFAGVLNGVSLALSDSDLQLLLLIARPDDAARTVRYLRAGHVDGAIIVSHHRDDAIDRALEDSGLPTVFMGRPFTTRSSLSLIDTDNVGGARLATEHLISIGRRRIATITGPADMSAGIDRLEGWRQALRAAGLPDHAVVTGDFTLDGGAQAARELVERFPEVDAVFIASDLMAAGAMPVLSAAGRSMPEDLAIIGYDNSGLAVTTKPALTTITQPVVAMARAAGAELIAQLRGEPPRTAPMIFEPELVVRDSA; encoded by the coding sequence ATGACGCCGCTGCACACCGCCCCCACCCTCGAGCAGGTCGCCGAGCGTGCCGGGGTCTCCCGCTCCACCGCCTCCCGCGCGATCAACGGTGGTGACCGCGTCTCGCCCGAGGCGATGGCCGCCGTCGCCGACGCGGTCTCCGCCCTTGGGTACACCCCGAACCGTGCTGCCCGGTCGCTGGTCACCCGGCGGACCGACTCGGTCGCCCTGGTGGTCCCCGAACCGGATGAGCGCGTGCTCTCCGACCCGTTCTTCGCCGGGGTGCTCAACGGTGTCAGCCTCGCGCTCTCGGACTCCGACCTCCAGCTGTTGCTGCTGATCGCCCGCCCGGACGACGCCGCCCGCACCGTGCGCTACCTGCGGGCCGGCCACGTCGACGGCGCGATCATCGTGTCCCACCACCGCGACGACGCGATCGACCGCGCACTGGAGGACTCCGGGCTGCCCACCGTGTTCATGGGCCGCCCGTTCACCACCCGCAGCTCGTTGTCCCTGATCGACACCGACAACGTGGGCGGGGCGCGGCTGGCCACCGAACACCTGATCTCGATCGGCCGTCGCCGGATCGCGACCATCACCGGCCCCGCCGACATGAGCGCCGGCATCGACCGGCTGGAGGGCTGGCGCCAAGCGTTGCGCGCTGCCGGACTGCCCGATCACGCGGTGGTGACCGGCGACTTCACTCTCGACGGTGGCGCGCAGGCGGCTCGGGAGCTGGTCGAGCGCTTCCCCGAGGTCGACGCCGTGTTCATCGCCTCGGACCTGATGGCGGCCGGTGCGATGCCGGTGCTGTCGGCCGCCGGTCGCAGCATGCCGGAGGACCTGGCGATCATCGGCTACGACAACAGCGGCCTGGCCGTCACCACCAAGCCCGCGCTGACCACGATCACCCAGCCGGTGGTGGCGATGGCCCGCGCGGCCGGAGCGGAGCTGATCGCGCAGCTGCGCGGCGAGCCGCCCCGGACCGCGCCGATGATCTTCGAGCCGGAGCTGGTGGTCCGGGACTCGGCGTAG
- a CDS encoding carbohydrate ABC transporter permease: protein MSTSIPMLEQSAGRGAARAAARKRKQTQTSEGRRAGWVTYAILTIVILGSAYPLYYALQLSSSTASEIAQNPIPGLGLGGNLLDNLRRVMDANINLPQAFLNSVIVAVVTSASVVLFSTLAGFSFAKLRFRGRGPLLVFVIATMAVPTQLGVVPLFIVMRELGLVGNLLSVILPGLVTAFGVFWMTQYLESALPYELIEAARVDGASMIRTFWHVALPAARPAAAMLALFTFIGSWTNFFWPSIVLGTQNPTLPVALQLLQASFFKDMSLIMAGVVISVIPLLVLFVIAGRQLVAGIMAGAVKG, encoded by the coding sequence ATGAGCACCTCGATCCCCATGCTCGAGCAGAGCGCCGGACGTGGCGCCGCCCGGGCGGCAGCACGCAAGCGGAAGCAGACCCAGACCTCCGAGGGTCGTCGCGCCGGGTGGGTGACCTACGCGATCCTGACGATCGTCATCCTGGGCTCGGCCTACCCGCTGTACTACGCGCTCCAGCTGTCCAGCTCCACCGCGAGCGAGATCGCGCAGAACCCGATCCCGGGCCTCGGCCTGGGCGGCAACCTGCTGGACAACCTCCGGCGGGTGATGGACGCGAACATCAACCTGCCGCAGGCGTTCCTGAACTCGGTGATCGTCGCCGTGGTCACCTCGGCCTCGGTGGTGCTGTTCTCCACGCTCGCCGGGTTCTCCTTCGCGAAGCTGCGCTTCCGTGGCCGTGGCCCGCTGCTGGTGTTCGTGATCGCGACGATGGCCGTGCCGACCCAGCTGGGTGTGGTGCCGCTGTTCATCGTGATGCGCGAGCTGGGCCTGGTCGGGAACCTGCTGTCGGTGATCCTGCCCGGCCTGGTCACCGCCTTCGGCGTGTTCTGGATGACCCAGTACCTCGAGTCGGCGCTGCCCTACGAGCTGATCGAGGCGGCCCGGGTCGACGGCGCGTCGATGATCCGCACCTTCTGGCACGTGGCGCTGCCCGCCGCACGCCCGGCGGCCGCGATGCTGGCGCTGTTCACCTTCATCGGGTCGTGGACGAACTTCTTCTGGCCGTCCATCGTGCTCGGCACCCAGAACCCCACCCTGCCGGTGGCGCTGCAGCTGCTGCAGGCGTCCTTCTTCAAGGACATGTCCCTGATCATGGCGGGTGTGGTCATCTCGGTGATCCCGCTGCTGGTGCTGTTCGTGATCGCCGGGCGCCAGCTGGTCGCCGGCATCATGGCCGGCGCGGTCAAGGGCTGA
- a CDS encoding ABC transporter substrate-binding protein, producing MAIAGATSVALLATACSSGGSGDGESSDGKITLTVSTFNEWGYDDLLDEYMELNPDITVVHDKAATSDEAREKFNTGMASGSGLADVAGVEVDWMPEIMQYEDQFTDLTSDSVEGRWQDWKTAQATTPDGKLLGYGTDIGPEAIAYRADLFEAAGLPSDPASVAELFGGEDSSWDDFYAVGDQFMAAGTGVPFYDASSTIYQGQINQVEKSYEDPDTNEIIALDNPEVKDIYQGVLDHADLSAGLSQWSEDWTAAFQNNGFAVMLAPSWMLGVIEGNAAGVEGWDIANVFPGGGGNWGGSFLTVPAQSEHPEEAKALADWLTAPEQQIKAFQTTGNYPSQVEAQKSDELAGITNEFFNNAPIGQIFAEQADRISVNPYKGPQYFAINTEMADAINRVTVDKTDDAASSWEKFETAVKALG from the coding sequence ATGGCCATCGCCGGAGCCACCTCCGTCGCCCTGCTCGCCACCGCCTGCTCCTCCGGCGGCTCCGGCGACGGCGAGAGCAGCGACGGCAAGATCACGCTCACCGTCTCCACCTTCAACGAGTGGGGCTACGACGACCTGCTCGACGAGTACATGGAGCTCAACCCCGACATCACGGTCGTGCACGACAAGGCCGCGACGTCGGACGAGGCCCGGGAGAAGTTCAACACCGGCATGGCCTCCGGCTCCGGTCTGGCCGACGTCGCCGGCGTCGAGGTCGACTGGATGCCCGAGATCATGCAGTACGAGGACCAGTTCACCGACCTGACCTCGGACAGCGTCGAGGGTCGCTGGCAGGACTGGAAGACCGCCCAGGCCACCACGCCGGACGGCAAGCTGCTCGGCTACGGCACCGACATCGGCCCGGAGGCCATCGCCTACCGCGCCGACCTGTTCGAGGCCGCTGGTCTGCCCAGCGACCCGGCGTCGGTCGCCGAGCTCTTCGGTGGCGAGGACTCCAGCTGGGACGACTTCTACGCGGTGGGTGACCAGTTCATGGCCGCCGGCACCGGTGTCCCGTTCTACGACGCCTCGTCGACGATCTACCAGGGCCAGATCAACCAGGTGGAGAAGTCCTACGAGGACCCGGACACCAACGAGATCATCGCGCTGGACAACCCCGAGGTGAAGGACATCTACCAGGGCGTCCTGGACCACGCGGACCTGTCCGCCGGTCTGAGCCAGTGGTCCGAGGACTGGACCGCGGCCTTCCAGAACAACGGCTTCGCCGTGATGCTGGCGCCGTCCTGGATGCTGGGTGTCATCGAGGGCAACGCCGCGGGTGTCGAGGGCTGGGACATCGCCAACGTGTTCCCCGGTGGCGGCGGTAACTGGGGCGGTTCGTTCCTGACCGTCCCGGCGCAGTCGGAGCACCCGGAGGAGGCCAAGGCGCTCGCCGACTGGCTGACCGCCCCGGAGCAGCAGATCAAGGCGTTCCAGACCACGGGTAACTACCCGAGCCAGGTCGAGGCGCAGAAGTCCGACGAGCTCGCCGGTATTACCAACGAGTTCTTCAACAACGCGCCGATCGGCCAGATCTTCGCCGAGCAGGCCGACCGGATCTCGGTGAACCCCTACAAGGGCCCGCAGTACTTCGCGATCAACACCGAGATGGCCGACGCGATCAACCGCGTGACCGTCGACAAGACCGACGACGCCGCGTCGTCGTGGGAGAAGTTCGAGACCGCGGTCAAGGCCCTGGGCTGA
- a CDS encoding AraC family transcriptional regulator has translation MPHRPPLAPSPLLRALTPALLTLAEDLTGTMFCVKDTEGQYVLVNDAFVRRTNERSRRGVVGRTAVQLFDPLLAARYDAQDRTVLTEGRELRRELELIRRPGGTPGWYLTSKSPVRAEDGTVLGLVSISQALRGQDADPETIASLHRVADLVRERIAAPPSVADLATAAGCSAATLDRRLRRVFGLSPQQYVLRARVDHAAALLGGTDLPVAEIAGAVGFYDQASFTRTFGRLTGETPAQFRRAARDADAGQPATAGLPWPTPPARDTMGT, from the coding sequence ATGCCGCACCGTCCACCGCTCGCCCCGTCCCCGCTGCTGCGCGCCCTGACCCCTGCGTTGCTCACCCTGGCCGAGGACCTGACCGGCACCATGTTCTGCGTCAAGGACACCGAGGGGCAGTACGTCCTGGTCAACGACGCCTTCGTCCGCCGCACCAACGAACGTTCCCGGCGCGGGGTGGTCGGGCGCACGGCGGTCCAGCTCTTCGACCCGCTGTTGGCGGCCCGGTACGACGCCCAGGACCGCACGGTGCTGACCGAGGGCCGGGAGCTGCGCCGCGAGCTGGAGCTGATCCGCCGCCCCGGTGGCACCCCCGGCTGGTACCTGACCTCCAAGAGCCCGGTCCGCGCGGAGGACGGGACCGTCCTCGGCCTGGTGTCGATCTCCCAGGCACTGCGCGGACAGGACGCCGACCCGGAGACCATCGCCTCGCTGCACCGGGTCGCCGACCTGGTCCGGGAGCGGATCGCCGCGCCGCCCAGCGTCGCCGACCTCGCCACCGCCGCCGGGTGCTCGGCCGCCACCCTGGACCGTCGGCTGCGCCGGGTGTTCGGCCTGTCCCCGCAGCAGTACGTGCTCCGGGCCAGGGTGGATCACGCGGCGGCGTTGCTCGGCGGGACCGATCTCCCGGTGGCCGAGATCGCCGGGGCGGTGGGCTTCTACGATCAGGCGTCCTTCACCCGCACCTTCGGCCGGCTCACCGGCGAGACCCCCGCCCAGTTCCGCCGTGCAGCCCGGGACGCCGATGCCGGTCAGCCGGCCACCGCCGGTCTCCCGTGGCCGACACCGCCGGCTCGGGACACGATGGGGACATGA
- a CDS encoding sensor histidine kinase, with protein sequence MSTLSELVQRHSDLDAADLEWLHLLVGDWQVISDLAFADLVLWLPTRDGDFVAIAQCRPSTGATVHYDDVVGSMPPEGQRGQLSQSLTEMRAQRSREPRWFGSYAVREEAVPVVRDGRAIAVIARQTNLGGVRTPSRLELNYVEAADDLMGMIVRGEFPLPDAATGPRRGAPRVGDGLIRLNSEGEVLYASPNALSCFHRLGAMDDLVGRSLVEVVADLVEQQHSQVDESMPLVLTGRAPWRTDIEAHGVALSLRAVPLTEGKERIGAVLLCRDVSELRRRERELITKDATIREIHHRVKNNLQTVAALLRLQARRMDVPEARAALEEAMRRVATIALVHETLSQTLDETVQFDDLVGRSLRLAADVASAGASVRTVVQGSFGAVSAEDATALALVLTELVTNAVEHGLAGRESGTVEISADREDDVLSVTVADDGGGIPANAGAGTGLGTTIVQTLVTNELRGSIDWSARDGGGTQVLLRAVLRAPGREANTVA encoded by the coding sequence GTGTCGACCCTGAGTGAACTCGTGCAGCGCCACAGCGACCTGGACGCCGCCGACCTGGAGTGGCTGCATCTGCTGGTCGGTGACTGGCAGGTCATCTCCGACCTGGCGTTCGCGGACCTGGTGCTGTGGCTGCCGACCCGGGACGGGGACTTCGTGGCGATCGCGCAGTGCCGCCCCAGCACGGGGGCCACCGTCCACTATGACGACGTCGTCGGGTCGATGCCGCCGGAGGGGCAGCGCGGGCAGTTGAGCCAGTCATTGACCGAGATGCGTGCTCAGCGTTCCCGTGAACCGCGCTGGTTCGGCTCCTACGCGGTGCGCGAGGAGGCGGTGCCGGTGGTCAGGGACGGCCGGGCGATCGCGGTGATCGCACGCCAGACCAACCTGGGCGGGGTCCGCACGCCGAGCCGGTTGGAGCTGAACTACGTCGAGGCCGCCGACGACCTGATGGGCATGATCGTGCGCGGCGAGTTCCCGCTGCCGGACGCCGCCACCGGGCCGCGCCGGGGTGCACCCCGGGTGGGCGACGGGCTGATCCGGCTCAACTCGGAGGGCGAGGTGCTGTACGCCAGCCCGAACGCCCTGAGCTGCTTCCACCGCCTCGGTGCGATGGACGACCTGGTCGGGCGCTCCCTGGTCGAGGTGGTCGCGGACCTGGTCGAGCAGCAGCACTCCCAGGTCGACGAATCGATGCCGCTGGTGCTCACCGGCCGTGCCCCGTGGCGGACCGACATCGAGGCCCACGGCGTCGCCCTGTCCCTGCGCGCGGTGCCGCTGACCGAGGGCAAGGAGCGGATCGGCGCGGTGCTGCTGTGCCGGGACGTCTCCGAGTTGCGCCGCCGTGAGCGTGAGCTGATCACCAAGGACGCGACCATCCGGGAGATCCACCACCGGGTGAAGAACAACCTGCAGACGGTGGCCGCGCTCCTGCGGTTGCAGGCTCGGCGGATGGACGTGCCCGAGGCGCGCGCGGCGCTGGAGGAGGCCATGCGTCGGGTCGCCACCATCGCGCTGGTGCACGAGACGCTGTCCCAGACACTGGACGAGACGGTCCAGTTCGACGACTTGGTGGGCCGCAGCCTGCGCCTGGCCGCCGACGTGGCCTCCGCCGGGGCGAGTGTCCGCACCGTGGTGCAGGGCTCCTTCGGCGCCGTGTCGGCCGAGGACGCGACGGCGTTGGCCCTGGTGCTGACCGAGCTGGTCACCAATGCCGTCGAGCACGGCCTGGCCGGCCGCGAGTCCGGCACGGTGGAGATCAGCGCCGACCGCGAGGACGACGTGCTCAGCGTGACGGTCGCCGACGACGGCGGCGGCATCCCCGCGAACGCCGGTGCCGGGACCGGACTGGGCACCACCATCGTGCAGACGCTGGTCACCAACGAGCTGCGCGGGTCGATCGACTGGTCGGCGCGGGACGGCGGCGGCACCCAGGTGCTCCTGCGCGCGGTACTGCGCGCCCCCGGCCGCGAGGCAAACACCGTCGCCTGA
- a CDS encoding carbohydrate ABC transporter permease: protein MATSTAPAPVSPGSVDDPRPPRKIGFRQQLGKWDVKLSPYLYISPFFLLFAVVGLFPLLYTAWVSVHEWSLLGGQGDFVGMENFSFILQQPFFWKALGNTFSIFVLSTIPQMIAALIIAAMLDANLRAKTFWRMGVLLPYVVAPVAVALIFSKLFADGSGVINTLLGYVGIDPVGWHSQSLPAHVAISTMVNFRWTGYNALIFLAAMQAIPRDLYEAATIDGAARWRQFRSITIPMLRPTVIFVVITSTIGGLQIYDEPRMYDQAGKGGSSGQWLTLTLYLRDLGWRQNNLGRAAAVAWMLFLVIIVFAILNFLLTRLIASSGARKAKKQDTKLAAIPAASSPSATPVTDQVIEPGTDDTSGRTAR, encoded by the coding sequence ATGGCCACCTCGACAGCCCCAGCTCCGGTCTCACCCGGTAGCGTGGACGACCCCCGCCCGCCGCGGAAGATCGGCTTCCGGCAGCAGCTGGGCAAGTGGGACGTCAAGCTCTCCCCCTACCTGTACATCTCCCCGTTCTTCCTGCTGTTCGCCGTGGTCGGGCTGTTCCCGCTGCTCTACACCGCCTGGGTGTCGGTGCACGAGTGGAGCCTGCTGGGCGGCCAGGGCGACTTCGTGGGGATGGAGAACTTCAGCTTCATCCTCCAGCAGCCGTTCTTCTGGAAGGCGCTGGGCAACACCTTCAGCATCTTCGTGCTGTCGACCATCCCGCAGATGATCGCGGCGCTGATCATCGCGGCGATGCTGGACGCGAACCTCCGGGCCAAGACCTTCTGGCGGATGGGCGTCCTGCTCCCCTACGTGGTGGCCCCGGTGGCCGTCGCGCTGATCTTCTCCAAGCTGTTCGCCGACGGCTCCGGCGTGATCAACACGCTGCTCGGCTACGTCGGCATCGACCCGGTCGGCTGGCACTCCCAGTCGCTGCCCGCGCACGTCGCCATCTCCACGATGGTGAACTTCCGCTGGACCGGCTACAACGCGCTGATCTTCCTGGCCGCGATGCAGGCCATCCCGCGCGACCTGTACGAGGCCGCCACCATCGACGGTGCCGCGCGCTGGCGTCAGTTCCGGTCGATCACGATCCCGATGCTGCGCCCCACGGTGATCTTCGTGGTCATCACCTCCACCATCGGTGGCCTGCAGATCTACGACGAGCCCCGGATGTACGACCAGGCGGGCAAGGGTGGCTCGAGCGGCCAGTGGCTGACGCTGACCCTCTACCTGCGTGACCTCGGGTGGCGGCAGAACAACCTCGGCCGGGCCGCGGCGGTCGCCTGGATGCTGTTCCTGGTGATCATCGTGTTCGCCATCCTGAACTTCCTGCTGACGCGACTGATCGCGTCCAGTGGCGCACGCAAGGCCAAGAAGCAGGACACGAAGCTGGCCGCGATCCCGGCGGCATCCAGCCCGTCCGCGACCCCGGTGACCGACCAGGTGATCGAGCCCGGGACCGACGACACCAGCGGGAGGACCGCGCGATGA
- a CDS encoding DUF2505 domain-containing protein, producing MHLQVPLALDTDAPSAGRMLADPVYVRAKVAASGGEVLHVDVTPGEGGAFTVTTRRALPTDLIPPQARAFIGDRLEVRQAEAWEAADPDGARRGTVAVEIAGAPVRMTGTVALIPGGESSRVVYDGELKANVPLFGAMVEETAAKAVRTALEAEEAVAREYVRTTGD from the coding sequence GTGCACCTCCAGGTCCCGCTCGCCCTCGACACCGACGCGCCGTCCGCCGGCCGGATGCTGGCCGACCCGGTGTACGTCCGCGCGAAGGTCGCGGCCAGCGGCGGCGAGGTGCTGCACGTGGACGTCACCCCCGGCGAGGGCGGCGCGTTCACCGTCACCACGCGACGTGCGCTGCCCACCGATCTGATCCCGCCGCAGGCCCGCGCGTTCATCGGCGACCGGCTCGAGGTGCGCCAGGCGGAGGCGTGGGAGGCGGCCGACCCCGACGGTGCCCGACGCGGCACCGTCGCGGTGGAGATCGCCGGTGCCCCGGTGCGGATGACCGGCACGGTGGCCCTGATCCCCGGCGGCGAGTCCTCCCGTGTGGTCTACGACGGCGAGCTGAAGGCGAACGTCCCGCTGTTCGGCGCGATGGTCGAGGAGACGGCCGCCAAGGCGGTGCGCACAGCACTGGAAGCCGAGGAGGCCGTCGCCCGCGAGTACGTCCGCACCACCGGGGACTGA
- a CDS encoding bifunctional proline dehydrogenase/L-glutamate gamma-semialdehyde dehydrogenase, which yields MTTAALTDRAIALATRWTEATEADATPAERRATERLAALVADPAGLELAVRFVDRVARPEDVRVAAAELVDLGERAGDARGFLGAADRGLLSLGSRLAPLLPQVVVPAARIRLRQLVGHLVADAGPGLAGHIARARRDGFRLNLNLLGEAVLGEEEAARRLRRVQQLVVRPDVDYVSVKVSAVASQLSTWDTAGSVARVVDRLRPLYRVAAAHGTFLNLDMEEYRDLEMTLRVFEDLLADPELHDYQAGIVLQAYLPDTSDALDQLTGIARARTATGGAGIKVRLVKGANLAMERVEAELHDWQQAPYGSKPEVDAHYLRLVDTALHPDRIEALRVGVASHNLFHVAYSHLLAEDRGVRAGVDIEMLQGMAPAQARAVQRDAGQVLLYTPVVARDDFDVAISYLVRRLEENAAPENFLHALFAGEQLTGLDAQRAAFRAAVADSATVSTTPRRRPRPAARPTDDPVPFHNTADTDPAVPASRDWAATLVAHDVPAPEGAQPLTTRQQVDAAVDRARTAAPLWSARTPAERAAVLRRIAAELEAARGDLVATMVHEGGKTVAEADPEVSEAIDFARYYAARTLDLADGAVPGARFHPHGVTLVTPPWNFPVAIPTGSVLAALAAGSPVLIKPAPQTPRCVRVAMAAVRRALDAHGITEDAVQVVLTDEGDTGRHLITHPGIDRLLLTGALETARLFAGWRPELDVYAETSGKNALVITPSADVDLAVADLVRSAFGHAGQKCSAASLAILVGSAGRSDRLRRQLADAVTSLRVGPADDLGTTMGPLIEPAQGKLLRALTTLDEGESWLVQPRRLDAEGRLWSPGVKLTHPGSWFHRTECFGPVLGVIRVDTLEQAIAVQNDVALGLTGGLHSLDPDEIAQWLDRVEVGNAYVNRHITGAVVQRQPFGGWKASVVGPGAKAGGPHYVAQLGRWQDDPEIAALDDDAWLAWAVADDARCWAEEYGIDHDPTALAAEENTLRYRPVPELTVYVAADGRERDLRRVLAAARIAGVPVHVERGDDLARRIADGSVHGRVRVIGSAPELRAAAADRVGEVTVLDGPVLAAGERELLTVLREQAVSRTRHRFGHIDPTR from the coding sequence ATGACGACCGCCGCACTCACCGACCGCGCCATCGCGCTGGCCACCCGCTGGACCGAAGCGACCGAGGCCGACGCCACCCCGGCCGAGCGCCGGGCCACCGAGCGCCTGGCCGCCCTGGTCGCCGACCCGGCCGGGTTGGAGCTGGCGGTGCGGTTCGTGGACCGGGTGGCCAGGCCGGAGGACGTGCGGGTCGCGGCGGCCGAGCTGGTCGACCTGGGCGAGCGCGCCGGGGACGCGCGCGGCTTCCTCGGCGCCGCCGACCGCGGACTGCTCTCCCTCGGCTCCCGACTCGCGCCGCTGCTGCCGCAGGTCGTGGTGCCCGCGGCCAGGATCCGGCTGCGCCAGTTGGTGGGGCACCTGGTCGCCGACGCGGGTCCCGGGCTGGCCGGACACATCGCCCGCGCCCGCCGGGACGGGTTCCGGCTGAACCTCAACCTGCTCGGTGAAGCGGTGCTGGGCGAGGAGGAGGCCGCCCGACGGCTGCGCCGGGTGCAGCAGCTGGTGGTCCGCCCCGACGTCGACTACGTGTCGGTGAAGGTCTCGGCGGTGGCCAGCCAGCTGTCGACCTGGGACACCGCGGGGTCGGTGGCGCGGGTGGTCGACCGGCTGCGCCCGTTGTACCGGGTCGCCGCCGCGCACGGCACCTTCCTGAACCTGGACATGGAGGAGTACCGCGACCTGGAGATGACCCTGCGGGTGTTCGAGGATCTGCTCGCCGACCCGGAGCTGCACGACTACCAGGCAGGGATCGTGCTGCAGGCCTATCTGCCGGACACCTCGGACGCCCTGGACCAGCTCACCGGCATCGCCCGCGCCCGGACCGCGACCGGCGGCGCCGGGATCAAGGTGCGCCTGGTGAAGGGGGCGAACCTGGCGATGGAACGGGTCGAGGCCGAACTGCACGACTGGCAGCAGGCGCCCTACGGCAGCAAGCCGGAGGTGGACGCGCACTACCTGCGGCTGGTCGACACCGCCCTGCACCCCGACCGGATCGAGGCGCTGCGGGTCGGGGTGGCCAGTCACAACCTGTTCCACGTCGCCTACTCCCATCTGCTCGCCGAGGATCGGGGGGTCCGCGCGGGGGTCGACATCGAGATGCTGCAGGGGATGGCCCCGGCCCAGGCGCGGGCGGTGCAGCGCGACGCCGGACAGGTGCTGCTCTACACCCCGGTGGTCGCGCGGGACGACTTCGACGTGGCGATCTCCTATCTGGTGCGCCGACTGGAGGAGAACGCGGCACCGGAGAACTTCCTGCACGCGCTGTTCGCCGGGGAGCAGCTGACCGGGCTGGACGCCCAACGGGCAGCCTTCCGGGCCGCCGTCGCCGACTCCGCGACCGTGAGCACCACACCCCGGCGCCGGCCTCGCCCGGCCGCCCGACCCACCGACGACCCGGTGCCGTTCCACAACACGGCGGACACCGACCCCGCCGTCCCCGCCTCCCGGGACTGGGCCGCCACCCTCGTCGCGCACGACGTGCCCGCACCCGAGGGCGCGCAGCCGCTCACCACCCGGCAGCAGGTCGACGCCGCCGTCGATCGCGCCCGCACCGCGGCGCCGCTGTGGTCGGCACGCACCCCGGCCGAGCGCGCGGCGGTGCTGCGCCGGATCGCCGCCGAACTCGAAGCGGCCCGCGGTGATCTGGTCGCCACGATGGTGCACGAGGGCGGCAAGACGGTGGCCGAGGCCGACCCGGAGGTGAGCGAGGCGATCGACTTCGCTCGCTACTACGCCGCCCGCACGCTGGATCTGGCCGACGGCGCCGTGCCCGGTGCCCGGTTCCACCCGCACGGGGTCACCCTGGTCACGCCGCCCTGGAACTTCCCGGTGGCGATCCCGACCGGATCGGTGCTGGCGGCGCTCGCGGCCGGGTCCCCGGTGCTGATCAAGCCCGCGCCGCAGACCCCGCGCTGCGTCCGGGTGGCGATGGCGGCGGTGCGGCGTGCCCTGGACGCGCACGGGATCACCGAGGACGCGGTGCAGGTGGTGCTGACCGACGAGGGCGACACCGGGCGGCACCTGATCACCCACCCCGGCATCGACCGGCTGCTGCTCACCGGCGCGCTGGAGACCGCGCGACTGTTCGCCGGCTGGCGACCCGAACTGGACGTGTACGCCGAGACGTCCGGGAAGAACGCACTGGTCATCACCCCGTCGGCGGATGTCGACCTGGCGGTGGCGGATCTGGTGCGCTCCGCCTTCGGGCATGCCGGGCAGAAGTGCTCGGCGGCCTCCCTGGCGATCCTGGTGGGGTCGGCCGGCCGGTCGGACCGGCTGCGCCGTCAGCTCGCGGACGCGGTCACCTCGCTGCGGGTCGGACCGGCGGACGACCTGGGCACCACGATGGGACCGCTGATCGAACCGGCGCAGGGCAAGCTGTTGCGGGCGCTCACCACGCTGGACGAGGGGGAGAGCTGGCTGGTCCAGCCCCGGCGCCTCGACGCGGAGGGACGACTCTGGTCGCCCGGCGTCAAGCTCACCCATCCCGGCTCCTGGTTCCACCGCACCGAGTGCTTCGGCCCGGTGCTCGGCGTCATCCGGGTGGACACCCTGGAGCAGGCGATCGCGGTGCAGAACGACGTGGCCCTGGGCCTGACCGGTGGCCTGCACTCGCTCGACCCGGACGAGATCGCGCAGTGGCTCGACCGGGTCGAGGTCGGCAACGCCTACGTCAACCGGCACATCACCGGCGCGGTGGTGCAGCGTCAGCCGTTCGGCGGGTGGAAGGCGTCGGTGGTCGGACCCGGGGCGAAGGCCGGTGGGCCGCACTATGTGGCGCAGCTCGGCCGGTGGCAGGACGACCCGGAGATCGCGGCCCTCGACGACGACGCCTGGCTCGCCTGGGCGGTGGCCGACGACGCCCGCTGCTGGGCCGAGGAGTACGGCATCGACCACGACCCCACCGCGCTGGCGGCGGAGGAGAACACGTTGCGCTACCGCCCGGTGCCGGAGCTGACCGTGTACGTGGCCGCCGACGGTCGGGAGCGCGACCTGCGTCGGGTCCTGGCGGCGGCCAGGATCGCCGGGGTGCCGGTGCACGTGGAGCGCGGCGACGACCTGGCCCGACGGATCGCGGACGGCAGCGTGCACGGTCGGGTCCGGGTGATCGGGTCGGCGCCGGAGCTGCGGGCGGCGGCGGCCGATCGGGTCGGCGAGGTCACCGTGCTGGACGGCCCGGTGCTGGCGGCGGGGGAGCGCGAACTGCTGACCGTGCTGCGCGAGCAGGCGGTCAGCCGCACACGTCACCGCTTCGGGCACATCGACCCGACCCGCTGA
- a CDS encoding WhiB family transcriptional regulator, whose protein sequence is MDWRHEAACLTEDPELFFPIGNTGPALLQIEEAKAVCRRCDVVDTCLKWALESGQDAGVWGGLSEDERRALKRRTARQRRAS, encoded by the coding sequence ATGGATTGGCGCCACGAGGCCGCGTGTCTGACCGAGGACCCGGAGCTCTTCTTCCCGATCGGTAACACCGGCCCCGCCCTGTTGCAGATCGAAGAGGCGAAGGCCGTCTGCCGTCGGTGCGATGTGGTCGACACCTGCCTGAAGTGGGCACTGGAGTCCGGCCAGGACGCCGGCGTCTGGGGCGGACTGTCCGAGGACGAGCGTCGCGCACTGAAGCGCCGCACCGCCCGGCAGCGCCGCGCGAGCTGA